In Aphelocoma coerulescens isolate FSJ_1873_10779 chromosome 3, UR_Acoe_1.0, whole genome shotgun sequence, a single window of DNA contains:
- the BMP2 gene encoding bone morphogenetic protein 2 isoform X2, whose protein sequence is MVAVTRSLLALLLCQALLGGAAGLMPEVGRRRFSEPGRAASAAQRPEDLLSEFELRLLHMFGLKRRPSPGKDVVIPPYMLDLYRLHAGQQLGQPAALGFPLERAASRANTVRSFHHEEVLEELPETSGKTSRRFFFNLTSIPNEESITSAELQIFRKQVHGAFENNSSYHHRINIYEIIKPATATSKDPVTRLLDTR, encoded by the exons ATGGTTGCCGTGACCCGCTCGCTCCTGgcgctgctgctctgccaggcgCTGCTGGGCGGCGCGGCCGGGCTCATGCCGGAGGTGGGTCGGCGGCGCTTCAGCGAgccgggccgcgccgcctcGGCCGCGCAGCGCCCCGAGGACCTGCTCAGCGAGTTCGAGCTGCGCCTGCTCCACATGTTCGGGCTGAAGCGGCGGCCCAGCCCCGGCAAGGACGTCGTCATCCCGCCCTACATGCTGGACCTCTACCGCCTGCACgcggggcagcagctggggcagcCGGCGGCGCTGGGCTTCCCGCTGGAGCGGGCGGCCAGCCGCGCCAACACCGTCCGCAGCTTCCACCACGAAG aagTTTTGGAAGAACTGCCAGAAACAAGTGGGAAAACatcacggcgtttcttctttaATTTAACTTCCATCCCTAATGAGGAGTCTATCACCTCAGCTGAACTCCAGATTTTTCGGAAACAGGTGCACGGAGCCTTTGAGAACAACAGCAGCTACCATCATCGTATTAATATTTATGAAATTATAAAGCCAGCCACAGCCACCTCTAAGGACCCTGTCACAAGACTTTTGGACACCAG ATAA
- the BMP2 gene encoding bone morphogenetic protein 2 isoform X1: MVAVTRSLLALLLCQALLGGAAGLMPEVGRRRFSEPGRAASAAQRPEDLLSEFELRLLHMFGLKRRPSPGKDVVIPPYMLDLYRLHAGQQLGQPAALGFPLERAASRANTVRSFHHEEVLEELPETSGKTSRRFFFNLTSIPNEESITSAELQIFRKQVHGAFENNSSYHHRINIYEIIKPATATSKDPVTRLLDTRLVHHNASKWESFDVTPAVLRWIAHGQPNHGFVVEVVHLDKENSASKRHVRISRSLHQDEDSWSQLRPLLVTFGHDGKGHPLHKREKRQAKHKQRKRHKYSCKRHPLYVDFNDVGWNDWIVAPPGYSAFYCHGECPFPLADHLNSTNHAIVQTLVNSVNSKIPKACCVPTELSAISMLYLDENEKVVLKNYQDMVVEGCGCR, translated from the exons ATGGTTGCCGTGACCCGCTCGCTCCTGgcgctgctgctctgccaggcgCTGCTGGGCGGCGCGGCCGGGCTCATGCCGGAGGTGGGTCGGCGGCGCTTCAGCGAgccgggccgcgccgcctcGGCCGCGCAGCGCCCCGAGGACCTGCTCAGCGAGTTCGAGCTGCGCCTGCTCCACATGTTCGGGCTGAAGCGGCGGCCCAGCCCCGGCAAGGACGTCGTCATCCCGCCCTACATGCTGGACCTCTACCGCCTGCACgcggggcagcagctggggcagcCGGCGGCGCTGGGCTTCCCGCTGGAGCGGGCGGCCAGCCGCGCCAACACCGTCCGCAGCTTCCACCACGAAG aagTTTTGGAAGAACTGCCAGAAACAAGTGGGAAAACatcacggcgtttcttctttaATTTAACTTCCATCCCTAATGAGGAGTCTATCACCTCAGCTGAACTCCAGATTTTTCGGAAACAGGTGCACGGAGCCTTTGAGAACAACAGCAGCTACCATCATCGTATTAATATTTATGAAATTATAAAGCCAGCCACAGCCACCTCTAAGGACCCTGTCACAAGACTTTTGGACACCAGGTTGGTGCATCATAATGCAAGTAAATGGGAAAGTTTTGATGTAACGCCAGCTGTTTTGAGGTGGATTGCACATGGACAACCTAATCATGGGTTTGTGGTAGAGGTGGTTCACTTGGACAAAGAGAACAGTGCCTCCAAGAGGCACGTTAGGATTAGCAGGTCTTTACATCAGGATGAAGATAGCTGGTCTCAGCTCAGGCCATTGTTAGTGACGTTTGGGCATGATGGCAAGGGACACCCGCTCCATAAAAGAGAAAAGCGTCAAGCGAAACACAAACAGCGTAAACGCCACAAATACAGTTGCAAAAGGCATCCGTTATATGTGGACTTCAATGATGTGGGGTGGAATGACTGGATTGTTGCCCCGCCGGGGTATAGTGCCTTTTACTGCCATGGGGAATGTCCTTTTCCACTGGCAGACCATCTAAACTCAACAAACCATGCCATTGTTCAGACTTTGGTCAATTCAGTGAATTCCAAAATCCCCAAGGCTTGCTGTGTGCCGACAGAACTGAGTGCTATTTCCATGCTCTACCTTGATGAAAACGAAAAAGTTGTATTAAAGAACTATCAAGATATGGTTGTGGAGGGTTGTGGGTGCCGCTAA